A section of the Bacteroidota bacterium genome encodes:
- a CDS encoding DUF5009 domain-containing protein produces the protein MTDTRISSVAGNKRLMCVDALRGFDMLWIIGGGDVIIALAKAYPTPFFNTLAEHFDHQWGQFHFYDIIMPLFMFIVGVVMPVAFKNRLEKGNSKKKIYLHVLKRVLILYILGLIASGKLLDLDINTVHLWTDTLHAIAFGYLISSILILELNIKWQIGVTLTLLLAYWAVIALIPVPGYPAGMFEPTVNLPLYVDNLVLGHFQEGQGWTYILTNMTFVCSVMLGVFAGRILLSSQPEKKKAGQLALLGIGCLVVGKIWGIWFPIIHHLWTSSLVLYAGGWSCLLLAVFYLVIDVWGYKKWAFPFVVIGMNAIAVYVATHLFHFTLIGNVFVGGLTKWLGPWNEFVQELAGLLVIWLILYWMYKKKTFIKV, from the coding sequence ATGACGGATACCAGGATCAGTTCAGTTGCTGGCAATAAAAGATTAATGTGTGTTGATGCATTGAGAGGGTTTGATATGTTGTGGATCATTGGAGGCGGAGATGTGATCATTGCTCTTGCAAAAGCTTATCCCACTCCCTTTTTTAATACACTGGCTGAACACTTCGATCATCAGTGGGGGCAATTTCATTTTTACGATATCATCATGCCTCTCTTTATGTTCATAGTCGGTGTTGTAATGCCTGTTGCTTTTAAAAACCGTCTTGAAAAAGGTAATAGCAAGAAAAAGATCTATTTACATGTCTTAAAAAGAGTTCTAATACTTTATATACTTGGTCTCATTGCTTCGGGTAAATTACTCGACCTCGATATAAATACAGTTCATCTCTGGACAGATACTCTTCATGCTATCGCCTTTGGCTATCTTATCAGTTCAATTCTGATCCTGGAATTAAATATAAAATGGCAGATCGGTGTCACGTTAACTTTATTATTGGCCTATTGGGCTGTTATTGCATTAATACCTGTGCCCGGATATCCGGCAGGGATGTTTGAACCAACTGTAAACTTGCCCTTGTATGTTGATAATCTTGTATTGGGTCATTTCCAGGAAGGGCAAGGCTGGACATACATTTTAACAAATATGACATTTGTATGTTCTGTTATGCTTGGTGTTTTCGCAGGAAGAATTTTACTTTCTTCTCAACCTGAAAAAAAGAAAGCGGGTCAATTAGCACTATTGGGGATCGGATGTTTAGTGGTTGGTAAAATATGGGGAATATGGTTTCCGATCATTCATCATTTATGGACAAGCTCACTTGTTCTTTATGCAGGAGGCTGGAGTTGTTTATTATTAGCTGTGTTCTATTTAGTGATTGATGTTTGGGGATATAAAAAATGGGCTTTCCCTTTTGTTGTAATTGGAATGAATGCTATCGCTGTTTATGTTGCCACACATTTGTTTCACTTTACGCTTATAGGAAATGTATTTGTAGGAGGACTCACAAAGTGGCTGGGACCCTGGAATGAATTTGTACAAGAGCTTGCAGGACTTTTAGTGATCTGGTTAATTCTCTATTGGATGTATAAAAAGAAGACATTTATTAAAGTATAA
- a CDS encoding glycoside hydrolase family 27 protein has translation MGWNSWNPFGQNVSEQVIRETADSFVSTGLKDAGFTYIVMDDYWHGGRDSVSGLLYPDPKRFPSGIKALADYVHSKGLKLGIYSDAGTKTCGEMPGSYGYEEKDAKQFAEWGIDFLKYDYCFCPDYVSWNNDYKMAIKRYKAMGDALKATGRPILFSICEWGPRSPWLWGREVGGQMWRTSYDIHDFWDMPRNETSPIGILTSIDVMSDLGRFAGPGGWNDPDMLVVGLNNTGFIKGGGCNDIEYRTQMSMWCMFSAPLMMGCDIRNMNEVTKTILLNKEIIAIDQDTLGKQGFRVMRKDGLEVWKKPLSGDRFAIALFNRNSTAKTLTAAWKEIELDSTIRYDAYDVWKHAPAGKNLASISSSLKPHETNVFVLSVSK, from the coding sequence ATGGGTTGGAATAGCTGGAACCCATTTGGACAAAATGTGAGTGAACAGGTGATCCGGGAAACTGCTGATTCATTTGTAAGCACAGGATTGAAAGATGCCGGGTTTACTTATATCGTTATGGATGACTACTGGCATGGGGGAAGAGATTCTGTATCAGGTTTGTTGTATCCCGATCCCAAAAGATTTCCATCAGGTATTAAGGCACTTGCTGATTATGTACACAGCAAAGGACTTAAGTTGGGTATCTACTCAGATGCTGGAACGAAGACCTGTGGTGAAATGCCGGGTAGCTATGGTTATGAAGAAAAAGATGCAAAACAGTTTGCAGAGTGGGGGATCGACTTTCTTAAATATGATTATTGTTTTTGTCCCGATTATGTATCATGGAACAATGATTATAAAATGGCAATTAAAAGGTACAAGGCAATGGGTGATGCGCTAAAAGCAACAGGACGTCCGATCTTATTCAGCATTTGCGAGTGGGGCCCGCGTTCACCATGGCTTTGGGGCAGGGAAGTTGGTGGTCAAATGTGGCGCACTTCTTATGATATACATGACTTTTGGGATATGCCGAGGAATGAAACAAGCCCGATAGGAATTCTTACTTCAATAGATGTAATGTCTGACCTGGGAAGGTTTGCAGGGCCTGGAGGATGGAATGATCCCGATATGTTGGTTGTTGGATTAAATAATACCGGGTTTATTAAAGGTGGAGGTTGTAATGATATTGAATACCGCACACAAATGAGTATGTGGTGTATGTTCTCTGCGCCATTAATGATGGGCTGCGATATTCGGAATATGAATGAAGTAACTAAGACCATTCTTTTAAATAAAGAAATCATCGCCATAGACCAGGATACTTTGGGTAAACAAGGATTTAGAGTTATGAGAAAAGATGGTCTCGAAGTTTGGAAGAAGCCACTTAGCGGTGACAGGTTTGCGATCGCATTATTTAATCGCAATTCAACGGCCAAAACACTTACTGCTGCATGGAAGGAAATAGAACTTGACTCAACAATTCGTTATGATGCATATGATGTTTGGAAACATGCTCCTGCAGGTAAGAATTTAGCATCAATCTCTTCCAGCTTAAAACCTCATGAAACCAATGTTTTTGTGTTGTCGGTAAGCAAGTAG
- a CDS encoding DUF839 domain-containing protein encodes MNNSRREFIRKTSIVSLGFLGLNQCALSGCKVNTKQGIGFGPVSFREGELLSLPKGFSAKIISRTGDKMSDGLFSPGSHDGMGMFAWKDGKVLLIRNHELSPGSYDECFFKSDKTLIDKIGKDKFYDFAGGGDRICVGGTTTLIYDEQTQKIETEYLSLVGTVRNCSGGKTPWNSWITCEETEFRKGDENGALEKDHGYNFEVPATDKIGIADPVPIHAMGKFVHESVAVHDATGIVYQTEDEGNGLLYRYLPNATGAVGSLHKGGKLQCLVINEWKSADTRNREGQNSDYFPEKKQFKVSWIDLDNVESLDADLRLRGHKMGAAIFSSGEGMSKGKDEFFFTASSGGRTGNGQVFRYIPSKYEGQPQEKDAPGKLELFSESKSADTFRYCDNITVAPWGDVIICEDSVDARIIGITPGGDAYVIAKNIGFRESEFAGPVFSPSGKTLFVNIQSPGLTLAITGPWRS; translated from the coding sequence ATGAATAATTCGAGGAGAGAATTTATACGAAAAACAAGTATTGTAAGTCTTGGATTTTTAGGATTGAATCAGTGTGCTTTGTCCGGATGCAAAGTGAATACAAAGCAAGGGATTGGATTTGGCCCGGTATCTTTTCGTGAGGGTGAGCTACTAAGTTTACCCAAAGGATTTTCAGCTAAGATTATATCCCGGACGGGTGATAAAATGAGTGATGGCCTTTTCTCACCTGGCAGTCACGATGGCATGGGAATGTTTGCATGGAAAGATGGGAAAGTATTGCTTATACGAAACCATGAACTTTCACCCGGCTCTTATGATGAATGTTTTTTTAAAAGTGATAAAACGCTAATTGATAAGATCGGGAAAGACAAATTTTATGATTTCGCAGGAGGCGGCGATAGAATTTGTGTCGGTGGAACAACTACTTTGATCTATGATGAACAAACACAGAAAATTGAAACAGAATACCTCAGCCTGGTTGGAACCGTGAGGAATTGTTCAGGAGGAAAAACACCCTGGAACAGTTGGATTACCTGTGAAGAAACAGAATTTAGAAAGGGTGATGAGAATGGTGCTCTTGAGAAGGATCATGGCTATAACTTTGAAGTTCCTGCTACTGATAAAATAGGTATTGCAGATCCTGTTCCCATTCATGCAATGGGCAAATTTGTTCATGAATCTGTTGCTGTTCATGACGCTACCGGGATAGTTTATCAAACGGAGGATGAAGGGAATGGATTATTATATCGGTATCTGCCAAATGCTACTGGTGCGGTTGGATCACTTCATAAGGGGGGTAAATTGCAATGCCTTGTGATCAATGAATGGAAAAGTGCTGATACACGTAATCGGGAAGGTCAGAATTCAGACTATTTCCCCGAAAAAAAACAGTTCAAGGTATCATGGATCGATTTGGATAATGTAGAATCACTGGATGCGGATTTGCGGCTCAGGGGTCATAAAATGGGTGCTGCAATTTTTTCATCAGGAGAAGGTATGAGTAAAGGCAAAGATGAATTTTTCTTCACAGCAAGTTCCGGAGGAAGAACCGGTAATGGACAAGTGTTCAGATATATTCCCAGTAAATACGAAGGTCAGCCACAGGAAAAAGATGCTCCGGGAAAGCTCGAGTTATTTAGTGAATCAAAGAGTGCAGATACCTTTCGCTATTGTGATAACATCACTGTAGCTCCATGGGGAGATGTTATCATTTGCGAAGACAGTGTTGATGCGAGGATCATTGGTATCACACCTGGAGGTGATGCTTACGTAATTGCAAAAAACATTGGTTTTCGTGAGTCCGAATTTGCGGGACCTGTTTTTTCCCCTTCGGGTAAAACACTTTTTGTAAATATTCAGTCACCAGGACTTACACTGGCTATTACAGGACCGTGGAGATCCTGA
- a CDS encoding helix-turn-helix domain-containing protein yields MEPILSKIPFSSDSCFLYKKFECDYFNDPWHFHKEYELVMINKSSGTKFIGDNVSHFEEGDITLIGSNIPHLLRNSEEFRIKDKKPGGAGTIYIHFTKDFLGSHFFDIPEMKLVHRLLERSSLALELFGKTKKYTVSKLHDMHNENPTERLLSLLEILIRISQSRELKPLLSTGYLANNSGDTAKINNVFEFIMKNYTNEIYVQEIATKLNMSVASFSRYFKHHTRKTFSDYVTEIRIGHACRLLMENNYSISEISYKSGFDNLSNFYRHFRKITGIIPKEYRIRFLKITV; encoded by the coding sequence ATGGAACCTATATTATCAAAAATACCATTCTCATCAGACTCCTGTTTTTTATATAAAAAATTTGAATGCGATTATTTTAATGACCCCTGGCATTTTCATAAAGAATATGAACTGGTAATGATAAATAAAAGCAGCGGAACAAAATTTATTGGTGATAATGTATCCCATTTTGAGGAGGGAGATATTACCTTAATTGGTTCAAATATCCCGCATCTATTAAGGAATAGTGAAGAGTTTCGTATAAAAGACAAGAAACCGGGAGGAGCTGGTACGATCTATATTCATTTTACAAAAGATTTTCTGGGCAGCCATTTTTTTGATATCCCTGAAATGAAGTTAGTTCACAGGCTGCTGGAAAGATCCTCTTTGGCATTGGAATTATTTGGGAAAACTAAAAAGTATACAGTGAGTAAGCTACATGATATGCACAATGAGAATCCAACTGAGAGGCTTTTAAGTCTGCTTGAGATTCTTATTAGAATATCCCAAAGTCGGGAATTGAAACCTTTGCTGTCAACCGGGTACCTCGCAAATAACAGTGGCGATACAGCTAAGATCAACAATGTGTTTGAATTTATTATGAAAAATTATACGAATGAAATTTATGTCCAGGAAATTGCAACAAAGCTCAATATGAGTGTTGCATCTTTCTCACGATATTTCAAACATCATACCCGCAAAACATTTTCAGATTATGTGACAGAAATACGAATTGGTCATGCGTGCAGGTTGTTAATGGAAAACAACTATAGTATTTCTGAGATCAGCTATAAGAGTGGGTTTGATAACCTTTCAAACTTTTACAGGCATTTTAGAAAGATCACGGGAATTATTCCCAAAGAATACAGGATCAGGTTTTTGAAAATTACAGTTTAA
- a CDS encoding helix-turn-helix domain-containing protein — protein sequence MKAQLHKLPISSDASFLFKTLECDYFANPWHFHKEYELVLIDKSKGTRFIGDHVSHFTEGDLCLIGSNIPHLFRNNEEYYAKNSKLKARSVFIHFRKDFLGNHFFDTPEMKLANKFLENPSLAVDIRGKTKKYIINKLYAMNDEKPPQRLLSLLEILVRLSLSTELKPLLSPGFSANTSGDSDKINHVFQFIMRNYTEEIYVQEIASKLNMSVPSFSRYFKHHTRKTFSDYVTEIRIGHACRMLTEDNYSISEISFQSGFDNLSNFYRHFKKVVGVIPKEYKNRFLKPTT from the coding sequence ATGAAGGCTCAACTGCATAAATTACCAATTTCATCCGATGCTTCTTTTTTATTTAAAACCCTGGAGTGCGATTATTTTGCTAACCCGTGGCATTTTCATAAAGAGTATGAATTGGTATTAATAGACAAAAGCAAAGGGACCCGGTTTATTGGCGACCACGTAAGCCATTTTACAGAAGGTGACCTCTGTCTTATAGGTTCAAACATCCCGCATTTATTCAGGAACAATGAAGAATACTATGCAAAAAATAGTAAGTTAAAGGCAAGATCTGTTTTTATTCATTTTAGAAAAGATTTTTTAGGCAATCATTTTTTTGACACGCCTGAAATGAAATTGGCCAATAAATTTTTGGAAAACCCTTCTTTGGCAGTCGATATCCGTGGAAAAACGAAAAAGTACATAATAAATAAGCTGTATGCTATGAATGATGAAAAGCCGCCGCAACGGCTTTTGAGTCTTTTGGAAATTCTTGTAAGATTATCATTAAGCACTGAGTTGAAACCTCTCTTATCTCCTGGCTTTTCTGCTAATACCAGCGGGGACTCAGACAAGATCAATCATGTATTCCAGTTCATCATGAGAAATTATACAGAAGAAATTTATGTCCAGGAGATCGCATCGAAATTAAACATGAGTGTCCCTTCCTTTTCAAGATATTTCAAACATCATACCCGTAAAACCTTTTCGGATTATGTAACAGAGATCAGGATAGGTCATGCATGCAGGATGTTGACGGAAGACAATTACAGCATTTCTGAAATCAGTTTCCAAAGCGGGTTTGACAATCTTTCTAACTTCTACCGGCATTTTAAAAAAGTCGTCGGTGTTATTCCAAAAGAATATAAAAACAGGTTTTTAAAACCCACAACATAA
- a CDS encoding creatininase family protein, which produces MLVSNASYKTINQLRDRVILFPLGAIEQHGPHLAVSTDTDIVSRVALNTEQKMPDDIVLCPTLPFGSSHHHLNFGTLSVSSTTYTQFVVEVVESILKFGFRRIVLLNGHGGNITPVRQALAVLSNKYDVSHKPNIALVTYWELGGKVFAGQPPMQSPALSHACEYETSMMLHLFPEKVFQDQIQRAKRPDSNGYIPWEDDEPYKGVTMVKRTEFISSNGSSGEPQLATAEKGKYLIDHAVGSLVEFITSFKSWPFLESLAK; this is translated from the coding sequence ATGTTAGTTTCAAACGCAAGTTATAAGACCATAAATCAACTCAGAGATAGGGTTATTTTGTTTCCATTGGGTGCTATAGAGCAACATGGACCTCATCTTGCTGTTTCTACCGATACAGATATAGTATCCAGGGTTGCTTTGAATACAGAGCAAAAAATGCCGGATGATATTGTTTTATGCCCAACCCTGCCATTTGGTTCAAGTCACCATCATTTAAATTTTGGGACGCTGAGTGTTTCCAGTACCACTTATACCCAGTTTGTTGTTGAGGTGGTTGAATCAATTCTCAAATTTGGTTTTCGTCGTATTGTGCTGTTAAATGGTCACGGAGGAAATATAACTCCCGTAAGGCAAGCCTTGGCGGTACTGAGTAATAAGTATGATGTAAGTCACAAACCAAATATTGCATTAGTAACCTATTGGGAGTTGGGTGGAAAAGTATTTGCAGGCCAGCCACCTATGCAGAGCCCTGCTTTAAGTCATGCCTGCGAGTACGAAACAAGTATGATGTTGCATCTGTTCCCTGAAAAGGTTTTCCAGGATCAGATTCAACGTGCTAAAAGACCAGATAGCAATGGTTATATACCCTGGGAAGATGACGAACCTTACAAAGGTGTTACAATGGTTAAACGAACAGAATTTATTTCCAGTAATGGCAGCAGTGGAGAACCACAATTAGCAACTGCTGAAAAAGGGAAGTATTTAATTGATCATGCTGTTGGATCTTTAGTAGAGTTTATAACTTCTTTTAAAAGCTGGCCATTTTTGGAAAGCCTGGCAAAATAA
- a CDS encoding RidA family protein translates to MSKIEIKHPDKSVSTGAYSAGILIDGWLYVSGQGPLNLSTGEVIHGTIEEETVLTLSHVKKIIEAAGGSIDDIVKCTVHLSDINDFEKYNAVYASFFTGIKPARTTVQSVLSDGIKIEIDAVAKLKVL, encoded by the coding sequence ATGAGCAAAATTGAAATTAAACATCCTGATAAATCTGTAAGTACAGGAGCCTACTCTGCGGGTATCTTGATCGATGGATGGTTATACGTTAGTGGGCAAGGGCCTTTGAATTTATCTACTGGTGAAGTGATACACGGAACAATCGAAGAAGAAACCGTGCTTACTTTATCACATGTAAAGAAGATCATAGAAGCAGCAGGTGGAAGTATCGATGATATTGTAAAATGTACAGTTCATTTAAGTGATATAAACGATTTTGAGAAATATAATGCTGTTTATGCCTCTTTCTTTACCGGTATTAAACCCGCAAGAACAACGGTTCAATCTGTTCTTTCAGATGGGATAAAAATAGAGATAGATGCTGTTGCTAAATTAAAGGTACTGTGA
- a CDS encoding 3-hydroxyacyl-CoA dehydrogenase family protein, translating to MSDKIKIGVVGLGLMGSSIATCILAAGHKVTALTRHIEKSDEVRKRIFNFLKQLQEEGVLKDDPNKIIQRLFITDDYSSFAEHEVVIESIVENLDDKKEVFQRLEKVLSSTAIIGSNTSAIPVTILQSGLRHPERLLGIHWGEPAHVLRFLEVICGDQSDVRYAEKIVTLAEEWGKEPSLVKKDIRGFITNRLMYAMMREGIHLVENGYATIEDIDRACRNDMGYWITFAGIFRFMDLTGIPAYLTVMKDLFPELDNSTKPPAFIEDLVASGAKGVSNANGFYPYSKEAAEKWEKLFVEFTYDIRKLSEKYLQNGEEVKKK from the coding sequence ATGAGTGATAAAATAAAAATTGGTGTTGTCGGTCTCGGGTTAATGGGAAGCAGTATTGCTACCTGCATTCTGGCAGCAGGGCATAAGGTTACTGCTTTGACAAGGCATATTGAAAAGTCTGATGAGGTAAGAAAAAGAATATTCAATTTTTTAAAGCAACTGCAGGAAGAAGGGGTCTTAAAGGATGATCCCAATAAAATTATACAAAGACTTTTTATCACGGATGATTATTCTTCGTTTGCAGAGCATGAAGTAGTCATTGAATCCATAGTTGAAAATCTGGATGACAAAAAAGAAGTATTTCAGCGACTGGAAAAAGTGTTGTCTTCAACTGCTATCATTGGTAGTAACACTTCCGCAATCCCGGTTACTATTTTACAAAGTGGTTTAAGACATCCCGAACGATTGCTTGGAATACATTGGGGAGAGCCTGCACATGTTTTAAGATTTTTGGAAGTGATATGCGGAGACCAATCGGATGTTAGGTATGCAGAAAAAATAGTGACGCTTGCAGAAGAATGGGGTAAAGAACCTTCATTAGTAAAAAAAGACATCAGGGGATTCATAACCAATAGGCTTATGTATGCAATGATGAGGGAAGGTATCCATTTAGTTGAGAATGGATATGCAACGATTGAAGATATAGATCGTGCATGCAGGAATGATATGGGTTACTGGATAACATTTGCAGGGATCTTCAGATTTATGGATCTCACCGGGATACCCGCATATTTAACCGTAATGAAAGATTTGTTTCCGGAACTTGATAATTCAACCAAGCCTCCCGCTTTTATCGAAGACCTGGTAGCATCTGGCGCAAAGGGAGTCAGTAATGCGAATGGGTTTTATCCATATTCAAAAGAGGCTGCTGAGAAATGGGAAAAACTATTTGTTGAATTCACTTATGATATAAGAAAACTTTCCGAAAAATATCTTCAAAATGGGGAGGAGGTAAAAAAGAAATGA
- a CDS encoding muconate lactonizing mandelate racemase, whose translation MRTIIESIKATEVIVPSKPDSLNSDSVLDKDEAFAKKFLTGASWTEFAMQSKWIIEIELKNGLIGIGETYRSASKELIEEAIKTFIGLDILKINWRRLPVNDQRIYEAFETAILDVLGKILHAPVCQILGGAYRDRIDCLGWTGRRTPEDAAQKAYEAMKKGHKAFKFKCSDEDPVRLWTDEIKKKCGDGIKIILDPNQRWINVETTLRLMEGVDKNIMLGLEDPIRHEDVEGFKFLKQNLGIPLYRHISLPYTQNIKDIIAFVKSDAVDGYNFNGSAFNSLLLAEIAHLEGKQCWRGSEVDLGISETMGLHIAAASINCTIPSDIFGELVRENDLIEEPIQFENGSALVPPGEGLGISLDYSALEKYKTGQSLVTTYEKNNYILDTTDRV comes from the coding sequence ATGAGAACTATCATCGAATCAATTAAAGCAACTGAAGTAATTGTGCCTTCGAAACCGGACAGTCTAAATTCTGATTCGGTGCTGGATAAAGATGAGGCATTTGCCAAAAAATTTTTAACCGGGGCAAGTTGGACAGAATTTGCTATGCAGTCAAAGTGGATCATTGAAATAGAATTGAAAAATGGTTTGATCGGTATAGGTGAAACATATAGAAGCGCTTCGAAGGAGTTAATAGAAGAAGCTATAAAAACCTTTATTGGTTTAGATATTCTGAAGATCAACTGGAGAAGGCTTCCGGTTAATGACCAAAGAATTTATGAAGCTTTTGAAACCGCTATATTAGATGTGCTGGGTAAAATTTTACATGCTCCCGTCTGCCAGATATTGGGTGGCGCCTACAGGGATAGGATTGATTGTTTGGGATGGACAGGCCGAAGGACACCCGAAGATGCTGCACAGAAAGCATATGAAGCAATGAAAAAAGGTCACAAGGCTTTTAAATTCAAATGCTCTGATGAAGATCCGGTTCGCTTATGGACAGATGAGATCAAAAAGAAGTGTGGTGATGGAATAAAAATAATTCTTGATCCAAACCAACGATGGATCAATGTGGAGACAACACTTCGTTTAATGGAGGGCGTCGATAAGAATATTATGCTTGGATTGGAAGATCCGATCCGGCATGAAGATGTGGAAGGCTTTAAATTTCTAAAACAAAATTTAGGTATACCGTTGTACAGGCATATTTCATTGCCCTATACACAAAATATAAAAGATATAATTGCATTTGTAAAGTCCGATGCAGTGGATGGGTATAATTTTAATGGCTCGGCATTCAATTCACTCTTACTTGCCGAAATAGCTCATCTCGAAGGAAAGCAATGCTGGCGTGGTTCAGAAGTGGATCTTGGCATCTCGGAAACAATGGGATTGCATATTGCAGCAGCAAGTATCAATTGCACAATACCGTCTGATATTTTTGGAGAATTGGTAAGAGAGAATGATCTAATAGAAGAGCCAATTCAATTTGAAAACGGTTCCGCACTAGTTCCACCTGGGGAAGGTTTAGGAATATCACTTGACTATTCAGCGCTTGAAAAATATAAAACCGGACAGAGTTTGGTAACAACATATGAGAAAAACAATTATATCCTGGACACTACTGATCGTGTGTAA
- a CDS encoding DMT family transporter yields MRKTIISWTLLIVCNLMWALQFTCIKLTQAQVGPYFTVFGPMFLATLLLIPFVWKDFKKGKKAFKDLLVFVPLALLGVFPAQVLMTWGTQYSLASNAAILTLALPVITAVFAFFILKEKMNKVRWLSFIIAIIGVILCSTGDIKQMNFGSKYALGNLLIFIAILGNAYYNVGIKKIAERYTEMELVFYTYVIMVVLLTPLVLYYEPDIFARIPSFTQQTWIGMSLLTFFHNFLSMILFFKALKVLDAIQVALSNYLITFIGLPVAAIWLGEKLNTPAIVGGVMVFVSTLIITIVDYRMTHKPPVLKTV; encoded by the coding sequence ATGAGAAAAACAATTATATCCTGGACACTACTGATCGTGTGTAACCTGATGTGGGCACTTCAGTTCACATGCATTAAACTTACACAGGCACAGGTGGGTCCTTATTTCACCGTGTTTGGGCCGATGTTTTTGGCAACTCTTCTTTTAATACCATTTGTGTGGAAAGATTTCAAGAAAGGAAAAAAAGCTTTTAAAGACCTTCTTGTGTTTGTGCCGCTTGCATTGCTTGGAGTTTTTCCTGCCCAGGTATTGATGACGTGGGGCACACAATATTCCCTGGCAAGTAATGCAGCCATTCTTACACTTGCATTACCTGTTATTACTGCAGTGTTTGCTTTTTTTATTCTGAAGGAAAAGATGAACAAGGTACGCTGGCTTAGTTTTATTATCGCAATAATTGGCGTTATACTTTGTTCAACAGGAGATATAAAACAAATGAATTTCGGTTCAAAATATGCACTGGGGAATCTCCTCATATTTATTGCGATACTTGGTAACGCCTATTATAACGTTGGCATTAAAAAAATTGCTGAACGATATACTGAAATGGAGCTTGTGTTTTATACCTATGTCATTATGGTGGTCTTGCTTACGCCTTTAGTATTGTATTATGAACCCGATATTTTTGCAAGGATCCCATCATTTACGCAACAGACCTGGATAGGCATGAGCCTATTGACCTTCTTTCACAATTTCCTTTCAATGATCTTATTCTTCAAAGCATTAAAAGTGCTTGATGCGATACAGGTGGCCTTATCTAATTATCTGATCACTTTTATCGGTTTGCCTGTTGCAGCAATATGGCTTGGTGAAAAATTGAACACACCTGCTATTGTAGGTGGTGTTATGGTCTTTGTTTCTACTTTAATTATCACAATTGTCGATTATAGGATGACACATAAACCGCCAGTTTTAAAAACAGTTTAA
- a CDS encoding dihydrodipicolinate synthase family protein, which produces MDLKNKKELSGVVPIIPTPFTEKEEIDEDALRRLIDFAINGGVGAACLPAYASEFYKLSDEEKLQVVKIAVDHSAGRMQIVAQSNHPSLKIAIKLAQANVKVGADIISLAVPRIFSLPENSLKEYLSEFIKSVPETPVLIQDFNPGGSSISVEFIKELMNENPNFKYLKLEEPLCAPKFEAIIKATEGKVGLLEGWGGLYMLELIPIGIVGVMPGLGVSDILQKIFALRTAGENEKAFDLFEKVMPQIFFSLQNMELFHYAEKELLMARGVLTNSNVRKARYKPDASSVSYIKELNKRIINLVNND; this is translated from the coding sequence ATGGATTTAAAAAACAAAAAAGAATTATCGGGTGTAGTACCTATTATTCCAACACCTTTTACAGAAAAGGAAGAAATAGACGAAGATGCTTTAAGACGATTAATTGATTTTGCAATTAATGGAGGCGTTGGTGCAGCATGTTTACCTGCATATGCAAGCGAATTTTATAAACTATCTGACGAAGAGAAATTGCAGGTTGTAAAAATTGCGGTGGACCATTCTGCCGGAAGAATGCAGATCGTTGCGCAATCAAATCATCCATCCTTAAAGATTGCTATTAAATTGGCCCAGGCTAATGTAAAGGTAGGTGCAGATATAATTTCACTGGCAGTGCCACGTATTTTTAGTCTTCCTGAAAATTCTTTGAAGGAATATCTATCCGAATTTATCAAATCGGTACCTGAAACACCCGTGTTGATACAAGACTTTAATCCCGGCGGTTCATCTATTAGTGTTGAATTCATTAAAGAATTGATGAATGAAAATCCAAATTTTAAATACCTAAAGCTGGAAGAACCTTTATGTGCTCCAAAGTTCGAAGCAATTATAAAAGCTACTGAGGGTAAAGTTGGATTATTAGAAGGGTGGGGAGGCTTGTATATGCTTGAATTGATCCCAATTGGAATTGTTGGTGTTATGCCTGGTCTTGGAGTTTCAGATATTTTACAAAAAATATTCGCACTAAGAACAGCAGGTGAAAATGAAAAGGCATTTGATCTTTTTGAAAAAGTGATGCCACAAATATTTTTCTCATTACAAAATATGGAACTGTTTCATTATGCAGAAAAGGAATTGCTGATGGCAAGGGGTGTATTAACCAATAGTAATGTTCGCAAAGCAAGGTATAAGCCAGATGCTTCTAGTGTTTCTTATATCAAGGAGCTAAATAAAAGGATCATAAATCTTGTTAATAATGATTAA